Proteins encoded within one genomic window of Alteribacter populi:
- a CDS encoding AAA family ATPase — MDLFEYPQDSKPKGPLASRMRPRTIDEVIGQKNIVGEGTLLRRAIKADRLTAMIFHGPPGTGKTTLARVIANSTSAHFEQLNAVAAGIKDVRAIVDSAKDRLKYEQTKTILFIDEIHRFNKGQQDALLPFVEDGTVILIGATTENPMFEVNSALLSRSRLFRLESLKDTELANVIDQALEDKERGFGSYEITLRKKAKDHLIDVANGDARTALNALELAVLTTDPNEEGTIVIDVATAEASVQKRVIHYDKQGDNHYDTVSAFIKSIRGSDPDAALYWLAKMIYAGEDAKFIARRLYVHAAEDIGLADPNALLIAHAAAQAVEFVGLPEARIPLAEAALYLATAPKSNTVITGIDKALAMVEKEKNGDVPVHLRDAHYKGASKLGHGEGYKYPHNFENHYVVQQYLPDHLKNKTFYSPSTNGYEKTVQKRLDYFADRKRKEQP; from the coding sequence ATGGATTTATTTGAATACCCTCAGGATTCAAAACCAAAAGGACCACTCGCCTCTAGGATGAGACCGAGAACAATAGACGAAGTGATTGGACAGAAGAATATTGTAGGAGAAGGAACACTATTACGAAGGGCGATCAAGGCTGATCGGTTGACAGCGATGATTTTTCACGGGCCTCCTGGGACAGGAAAAACAACATTGGCTCGCGTAATTGCCAACTCCACTTCCGCTCATTTTGAACAGCTCAATGCCGTCGCTGCAGGCATTAAAGACGTACGCGCCATTGTTGATAGTGCGAAGGACCGGTTAAAATATGAGCAAACTAAAACGATCCTTTTTATAGATGAGATTCATCGATTTAACAAAGGACAACAAGATGCGCTTCTTCCATTTGTTGAAGACGGAACCGTTATTTTAATTGGGGCTACAACGGAAAATCCAATGTTTGAAGTCAACTCCGCCCTCCTTTCCCGCTCTCGCCTTTTCCGCCTTGAATCATTAAAGGATACGGAATTAGCAAACGTAATCGACCAAGCACTTGAGGATAAGGAACGAGGATTTGGTTCATATGAAATTACTTTGAGAAAAAAAGCCAAAGACCACTTAATTGATGTGGCAAACGGGGATGCACGAACAGCCCTTAACGCCCTAGAACTAGCTGTGTTAACGACCGATCCAAACGAAGAGGGCACCATTGTTATTGATGTTGCGACAGCCGAAGCATCCGTTCAAAAACGGGTCATCCACTATGATAAGCAAGGCGATAATCATTACGACACCGTCTCAGCTTTTATTAAAAGTATTCGTGGTTCAGACCCTGACGCTGCCCTTTATTGGTTGGCAAAAATGATATATGCTGGAGAAGATGCAAAATTTATCGCAAGAAGATTGTACGTACATGCAGCTGAAGATATAGGTTTAGCAGATCCCAATGCGTTATTAATCGCCCATGCTGCCGCTCAGGCAGTGGAGTTTGTTGGTTTACCTGAAGCGAGAATCCCACTGGCGGAAGCAGCACTTTACTTAGCAACAGCTCCTAAAAGTAACACGGTAATTACCGGAATTGATAAAGCTCTCGCAATGGTCGAAAAAGAAAAAAACGGGGATGTCCCTGTCCATCTGAGAGACGCTCACTATAAAGGAGCCTCGAAGCTAGGTCACGGCGAAGGTTATAAATATCCACATAACTTTGAGAATCACTATGTCGTTCAGCAGTACTTACCGGATCATCTGAAAAACAAAACCTTCTACTCTCCGTCAACAAACG
- the mnmA gene encoding tRNA 2-thiouridine(34) synthase MnmA, with protein sequence MEKTPEDTRVIVGMSGGVDSSVSAYLLKEQGYDVIGIFMKNWDDTDENGVCTATEDYEDVIRVCNQLEIPYYAVNFEKEYWDKVFSYFLEEYKAGRTPNPDVMCNKEIKFKAFLEHALSLGADYLATGHYARLSRENGKVELLRGVDHNKDQTYFLNALSKEQLQHVMFPLGDIEKPRVREIASEAGLATASKKDSTGICFIGERNFKEFLSEYLPAQPGEMQTLDGEVKGRHDGLMYYTLGQRQGLGIGGSGEPWFVIDKDLEQNVLIVGQGYHNEALYSTGLKAVEVNWINPLESETLKCTAKFRYRQEDQDVTVKMLGEGEVLVTFAEPQRAVTPGQSVVFYDGDVCLGGGTIDEVIKD encoded by the coding sequence ATGGAAAAAACACCAGAAGATACACGCGTCATTGTCGGAATGAGTGGCGGTGTTGATTCATCTGTATCAGCGTATTTGTTAAAAGAACAAGGATATGATGTTATCGGGATTTTTATGAAAAACTGGGATGACACGGATGAAAATGGCGTTTGTACCGCTACAGAAGATTATGAAGATGTCATTCGCGTATGTAACCAGCTTGAAATCCCATATTACGCTGTGAATTTTGAAAAAGAATACTGGGATAAAGTATTCAGCTATTTCCTCGAAGAATATAAAGCAGGTAGAACCCCCAACCCTGACGTGATGTGTAATAAAGAAATTAAATTTAAGGCGTTTTTAGAGCACGCCCTATCCCTAGGTGCGGATTATTTAGCAACGGGTCATTATGCACGATTATCAAGGGAAAATGGAAAAGTAGAACTTCTTAGAGGTGTTGATCATAACAAAGATCAAACGTATTTTTTAAACGCATTAAGTAAAGAGCAGCTCCAGCATGTTATGTTTCCTTTAGGTGATATTGAAAAACCTAGAGTAAGAGAAATCGCATCTGAAGCGGGTCTTGCCACAGCAAGTAAAAAAGACAGTACGGGTATTTGCTTTATCGGAGAGCGTAACTTTAAGGAATTTCTCAGTGAATATTTACCTGCTCAACCAGGTGAAATGCAAACGTTAGACGGGGAAGTGAAAGGCCGTCACGATGGTCTCATGTACTACACACTAGGCCAACGTCAAGGTCTTGGCATTGGTGGATCTGGTGAACCTTGGTTTGTGATAGACAAGGACCTTGAACAGAATGTCTTGATAGTCGGCCAAGGCTACCATAACGAAGCCTTGTATTCAACAGGGTTAAAGGCAGTCGAGGTAAACTGGATTAACCCATTGGAGTCAGAAACGTTAAAATGTACTGCGAAATTCAGGTATCGTCAAGAAGATCAAGACGTTACGGTAAAAATGCTAGGTGAAGGTGAGGTACTCGTTACTTTTGCTGAACCGCAAAGAGCTGTAACTCCAGGACAATCTGTTGTATTTTATGATGGGGATGTATGTCTTGGCGGAGGTACCATTGACGAAGTAATCAAAGACTAA
- a CDS encoding YczE/YyaS/YitT family protein, which yields MALMFYSSQNRFIFRWSIYIIGLIIMSIGISFIIKAELGSSPWDVLHIGLTEQFGLTIGSWTIIMGFFTLVTAAFLLKEWPKAGAYLNMILVGVFVDLNLLILQTPPNLPGQATMLVTGIFIMGFGIGLYISPRCGAGPRDSFMLAVSQKTGMTVSRVRGLMEIVVLGAGWYLGGPVFVGTILFCLTIGPITGVCLTACQSWMDRRMERGISVENIH from the coding sequence ATGGCACTGATGTTTTATTCCTCACAAAACCGATTTATATTTCGGTGGAGTATTTATATAATTGGTCTCATTATCATGAGCATTGGTATTTCGTTTATAATCAAAGCAGAGTTAGGGAGCTCGCCATGGGATGTTCTTCATATAGGATTAACTGAGCAATTTGGGCTTACAATTGGATCATGGACGATCATTATGGGCTTTTTTACATTAGTTACCGCAGCTTTTCTGCTTAAAGAATGGCCCAAAGCCGGTGCTTATTTAAATATGATTCTAGTTGGTGTTTTTGTTGATTTAAACCTTCTCATACTCCAAACGCCACCTAATCTTCCCGGTCAGGCAACGATGCTCGTTACAGGCATCTTCATTATGGGGTTTGGAATAGGTCTTTACATTAGTCCCCGGTGCGGGGCAGGACCAAGAGATAGTTTTATGCTTGCGGTCTCACAAAAAACAGGGATGACAGTGTCGAGAGTGCGAGGCTTAATGGAAATCGTCGTTCTTGGAGCAGGCTGGTATTTGGGAGGACCTGTTTTTGTCGGTACGATTCTATTTTGCTTAACAATTGGTCCAATTACAGGAGTATGCTTAACTGCTTGTCAATCTTGGATGGATCGAAGAATGGAAAGAGGGATTAGCGTTGAAAATATCCACTAA
- the cymR gene encoding cysteine metabolism transcriptional regulator CymR, translating into MKISTKGRYGLTIMMALAKKYGEGPVSLKSIAKEHQLSEHYLEQLIAPLRNAILVKSVRGAYGGYMLTKAPKEITAGDIIRVLEGPISPVEVVDDEEPAKRDLWIKIRDAVKDVLDSTTLEDLSSYEDKGDQEYYMFYI; encoded by the coding sequence TTGAAAATATCCACTAAAGGAAGATATGGATTAACTATTATGATGGCATTGGCAAAAAAATACGGGGAAGGTCCCGTTTCATTAAAATCGATTGCTAAGGAGCACCAATTATCTGAACACTACTTAGAGCAGCTTATTGCTCCACTTCGTAATGCAATCCTCGTGAAAAGTGTGAGAGGAGCTTACGGAGGTTATATGCTAACAAAGGCACCTAAAGAGATAACAGCAGGTGATATCATACGCGTCCTTGAAGGACCAATAAGTCCTGTTGAAGTGGTAGATGATGAAGAACCTGCAAAGCGGGATTTATGGATTAAAATCCGCGATGCTGTTAAAGATGTGTTGGATAGTACTACTTTAGAAGACTTGTCTAGTTATGAGGATAAGGGTGACCAGGAGTACTACATGTTTTACATTTAA
- a CDS encoding cysteine desulfurase family protein → MKRIYLDHAATSPVAPAVLEAMHPYYEEMFGNPSSIHHFGREARRGLDSARESIAKVLNARFDEVVFTSGGTEADNLAVIGFAAANQSKGKHVITTQVEHHGILHAFEYLETLGFEVTYLPVDEFGKITVGQVKEALREDTILLSVMYGNNEVGTVQPIADIGELLTDHQAAFHTDAVQAFGMEEIDVQALNVQMLSVSAHKINGPKGVGFLYLQSGLTVTPSLFGGEQERKRRAGTENVAAIAGMKKAVELALENRLEKRAVYENYREQMIRVFSNDELRFYVNGHQEDHLPHILNVSFPGVNVEAMLTNLDIAGIAASSGSACTAGSIEPSHVLSAMFPNEQARSQSAIRFSFGEGLTDEDVKAAAEQAARIVKRLGGGQ, encoded by the coding sequence ATGAAAAGAATTTATTTAGACCATGCTGCAACTTCACCAGTAGCCCCGGCCGTTTTAGAAGCGATGCACCCTTATTACGAAGAGATGTTTGGAAATCCTTCGAGCATTCATCATTTCGGAAGAGAAGCACGTCGAGGATTGGATAGCGCGAGAGAATCGATCGCAAAAGTGCTAAACGCACGGTTCGATGAGGTGGTTTTTACAAGCGGTGGAACAGAAGCGGATAACTTAGCTGTTATTGGTTTTGCTGCTGCAAACCAAAGCAAAGGTAAGCATGTGATCACAACACAAGTGGAGCATCACGGGATTTTACATGCCTTTGAATACTTAGAGACGCTTGGGTTCGAAGTCACATATTTACCAGTTGATGAATTCGGGAAAATAACTGTCGGGCAAGTAAAAGAAGCCCTGCGGGAAGATACGATTCTTTTATCTGTTATGTATGGAAACAATGAAGTAGGAACAGTTCAGCCAATTGCTGACATTGGTGAACTGTTGACTGATCATCAGGCTGCTTTTCATACCGATGCAGTTCAAGCATTTGGCATGGAAGAGATTGATGTCCAAGCATTGAACGTACAAATGTTATCTGTTTCAGCTCATAAAATTAACGGACCGAAAGGTGTTGGATTTCTTTATTTGCAAAGCGGGTTAACGGTGACGCCAAGTCTGTTTGGTGGAGAACAGGAGCGAAAGCGCAGGGCAGGTACGGAAAACGTCGCAGCGATTGCCGGTATGAAAAAAGCAGTAGAACTAGCTTTAGAAAACCGACTCGAAAAACGTGCAGTATATGAAAATTACCGTGAACAAATGATAAGAGTATTTTCAAACGATGAACTTCGTTTTTATGTTAATGGACATCAGGAGGACCATTTACCTCACATATTAAATGTCAGTTTTCCTGGAGTAAATGTAGAGGCGATGCTCACAAACCTGGATATTGCTGGGATTGCAGCTTCCAGCGGGTCTGCATGTACAGCAGGTTCGATTGAGCCTTCTCACGTTTTATCTGCGATGTTCCCAAATGAACAAGCACGAAGCCAATCAGCGATTCGCTTTAGCTTCGGAGAGGGGCTAACAGATGAAGATGTAAAAGCTGCAGCTGAGCAAGCCGCTCGTATTGTTAAACGATTAGGAGGTGGACAATGA